In Candidatus Hydrogenedentota bacterium, the following are encoded in one genomic region:
- a CDS encoding cryptochrome/photolyase family protein, with protein MKALFVQPDQLTTDTALFDGCSPDSCVVVMLESIEEFTRVPFHRQRLVLVFAAMRHFAEELRDAGYTVEYHRCCGDPAGKLRETACAHSLDRARIMASADWGASDRYRALLEEAGLRVEGIPNDLFINTRQTKPVVLQRGRATRMETFYRKVRAATGLLMDGPEPAGGKWNYDHENRKPPARGLESPPIPRFKPDAITRRVMEDVTAHFPKAFGRLDEFHWPVTRRDAQELLDDFFQWRFPAFGDYQDAMVAGNDTLFHALVSACLNIGLLDPEAVCREAESHYRAGRVPLNAAEGFIRQIAGWREFVYALYRANMPGYDTLNHLEADMPLPGFYWSGETRMRCVAEALRPVLNSGLNHHIQRLMVTGNFALLAGVRPQDLNDWYWLAYIDAWHWVVTPNVIGMAAHADGGLMASKPYAASANYINTMSNYCKHCPYNPKTITGENACPFNALYWDFLDRHQARLARNPRMALSYRNLDRKDPAERRAIRKQADATRQAALNDTL; from the coding sequence ATGAAGGCGCTCTTCGTCCAGCCGGATCAGCTCACAACAGACACCGCGCTCTTCGACGGGTGCAGCCCGGATAGCTGCGTCGTGGTCATGCTGGAAAGCATCGAAGAATTCACCCGGGTTCCCTTTCACCGTCAGCGGCTCGTGCTCGTCTTCGCCGCCATGCGTCACTTTGCCGAAGAACTCCGCGACGCGGGCTATACGGTCGAATACCATCGCTGCTGCGGCGACCCCGCCGGCAAGCTGCGGGAAACCGCGTGCGCGCACAGCCTCGATCGCGCGCGCATCATGGCCTCGGCGGACTGGGGCGCCTCGGACCGCTACCGCGCCCTGCTCGAAGAAGCGGGCCTGCGTGTGGAGGGAATCCCGAACGACCTCTTCATCAACACGCGCCAGACGAAGCCCGTCGTGCTGCAGCGCGGCCGCGCAACGCGCATGGAAACCTTCTATCGGAAGGTCCGCGCCGCCACGGGCCTGCTCATGGACGGCCCGGAGCCCGCCGGCGGAAAATGGAACTACGATCATGAAAACCGCAAGCCCCCCGCGCGCGGCCTCGAATCGCCCCCGATTCCGCGCTTCAAGCCCGACGCCATCACGCGGCGGGTCATGGAAGACGTCACCGCGCACTTCCCGAAGGCCTTCGGGCGCCTCGACGAATTTCACTGGCCCGTAACCCGGCGCGACGCGCAGGAACTGCTCGACGACTTCTTTCAATGGCGCTTCCCCGCCTTCGGCGACTACCAGGACGCCATGGTCGCCGGGAACGACACCCTCTTCCACGCGCTCGTGTCGGCCTGCCTCAATATCGGCCTCCTCGATCCCGAGGCCGTCTGCCGCGAGGCGGAGTCCCACTACCGCGCCGGCCGGGTCCCGCTCAACGCCGCCGAAGGCTTCATCCGCCAGATCGCCGGCTGGCGCGAGTTCGTCTACGCCCTCTACCGCGCCAACATGCCCGGCTACGACACCCTCAATCACCTCGAAGCCGACATGCCGCTGCCCGGCTTCTACTGGAGCGGCGAAACCCGCATGCGCTGCGTCGCGGAGGCGCTCCGCCCTGTACTCAACTCCGGCCTCAACCACCACATCCAGCGCCTCATGGTCACCGGAAACTTCGCCCTCCTCGCCGGCGTCCGCCCCCAGGATCTCAACGACTGGTACTGGCTCGCCTACATCGACGCCTGGCACTGGGTCGTCACCCCCAACGTCATCGGCATGGCCGCCCACGCCGACGGCGGACTCATGGCCTCCAAGCCCTACGCCGCCTCCGCCAACTACATCAACACCATGAGCAACTACTGCAAACACTGCCCCTACAACCCAAAAACCATCACCGGCGAAAACGCCTGCCCCTTCAACGCGCTCTACTGGGACTTCCTCGACCGCCACCAGGCCCGCCTCGCCCGGAACCCCCGCATGGCCCTCAGCTACCGCAACCTCGATCGCAAAGACCCCGCCGAACGCCGCGCCATACGAAAACAGGCCGACGCCACCCGCCAGGCCGCCCTCAACGACACGCTGTAA